tctgtataataggctccagtttcatccacctcattagaactgattcaaatgtattctttttaatggctgagtaatactccattgtgtatatgtaccacagctttcttatccattcgtctgctgatggacatctaggttgcttccatgtcctggctattataaacagtgctgcgatgaacattggggtacacatgtctctttcaattctggtttcctcagtgtgtatgcccagcactgggattgctgggtcgcaTTCCTCTTTGTTCCCCATTTCAGCCATAAACTGAAGGCAGAGACTATCTTCAACTTCTTCGTACCCTCCCACATTGCTTAGCATAGGAATGACTATGTAACAAGCATTCAGTGAAAACCGACTGATTGAAAAATAAGGcacaggagttccctggtggtacagtggataagaatctgcctgccaatgcaggggacacaggttcggtccctggtctgggaagactccacatgctgcaaggcaactaagcccttgtgccacaaccactgaagcccacactagagcccatgctctgcaaacaagagatgccaccacaatgaagtgtagcccctgctcacctccactacagaaagcccacacacagcaacaaagacccagttcagccaaattaattaattaattttaaggaaaggaaaatacagaAAGCCATATGATCTTGGAGGTTTTCCAAGATTTTTCATTGCCCTGGGATGCTGATCCTCTATCTGCAAAGTAATGCTATTGGGATGATTTCTCAGTCTCTCTCAAGCAATAACAATGTATTGCTACATGATTGATAAAGCACAGAGAAAGGCAGTGGGAATGAATGCTTGTCAGATGGTGGCAGATGGTTTTTGGTAGAAGACACATCTTACACTAGGGCCTCCAAGTGTTAGGCATAGGACCAAATAAATGATGATATAATTCTATCAGTTCCTATCATATTCATTTTTGTCctcttttctctccatttctcatCTGTCTTCCACTGAACTTCTATCTCCACTAGAGATTAGCTGCTACAGAGATCACAGTGTTAGAGCCATATGACATGTGATAGCATCTTTTCCACCTCTGCCACTGTGCAAGCTTGGACAAGTTCCCtcgtctctctgagcctcagagatAGAATAAGAACACATATTCAGCCTAATTAATGGGATTCTTATGAGGATAACAGTACCATACATAAGACCTTTCTGAGTTGTAAAATATTATACAACATAAGGAATTTTTCCTATCcactttttccttccttgttGCCTATGACCTAAGCCTGTCATTGGTCCCATGGGTATTATTTAGCTTACTGTTGGCCCTCTTGCCTAGAGGTGTCTctgaatgtttaaattttttttgaaacagGTAGGCTTCATTGAAGGTGAAACCTCAGAACTGTATATATAGCACACAGAGTGGGTTGGGGGGTTAGAAAATGAAGGCTGGGAGTTACATGTGAGCTTACATTGTGCTGGAGGCCAGATTGGTGTCACCCTGCTTGAGTTTGCCATCCAGTGCCAGGCCCTGTTTCTGGCAGTTGTCTGCCAAGAGCGGGGTTACTGCAAAGCTCTTAGAGAAGGTGGAGTTAGCAGCTATAGTCTCcctttgaaaggaaaagaagagaagaacttAAGCTAGGCTTGCCAACTAAGTGATTCTCATTCCCAAGAGTATTTTGCACAATTCCATGAACCTACTGGAATATCCAAGAGAACTGACATGTCTGACTGTGGAGAGTGGGAACGATTCACTCTGGTGGGAAATTGTCTTATGCCCCCTCTCAGAATTCGATGATCCTCTTGTGGGTATCCTCCCTCTAGCTCTCTTCAGAATCCCTCCCTTTTTCCACGTCAGCCCTCACCTTGACCTTCCTCAGTCCTGGCCTCTTCCCCACTTCCTTCTTTCCCCAATCCTCTCGTCTGCCTCCAGACCCTGACCCTCTTTCCACCACCCTATCCCTCAGCTCTCTGACCCCAGCCCCAGCGCCAGCTCACGTGAACTCCTGAACGAAGACAGTGTTGGTGTACTTGTCTAGTGAATACAGGACGACATCTGTGATCTGGTCAACTGCAGAGCCAGGAAAAGCACATGACTATAGTTTGTCATCCTCAAGACCCCAACTCACTGCCCTTGTACACGGGCACACTTCATATGATATACTAAGATGTGCATATATGGTAAACAGAGATGTATGTTTTGATAAGCCTGCAATGGAGGGAAAGCCTAGATGAATGCAGACTGGGTAAGTGGGGGCAGAGTTCTAGAAAAAGACGTATGGATTTGGGACCAGGGGCagggagacaggaagagaagctgacctgaaatcttgatttttttGATGACCTTGTTGGTAGAGTTGTtgatggaaacattgacagagaTGGGTTTGCCATGATAATTTACCTAAAGCAGGAGGAGAGGCCGTTATAAGGTTGGAGGGAGAACACTCAGATAAAGACCTAGAATTTGTTTCCTCAGCACTCTTGCTGACCTGGCCTCCACCCCTGTCTTCCCAAGTAGGTGATCAATAAAGAAAGGGTTTCAGAGTGGTTGCATGCTAGGAGGCGAGAAATGGGGGTCACAAACCTCCTTGTCCATCCAGGCCTGGAGTTGTAGGGGCTGAGCTGACAGGAGGAAGCGGCGCACAGTCTGGGCCCAGGGGCCAGGGCCTGGTTCCAGGGGAGCAAACTGTATTTTCCGAATCACCAGCCGCACAGAGTCTCTAAGTAGAGGCCAAGGGGACAGCCAGAACATCTCCTTAGGACCCACAGACCTTTCTTGTGCCAAACCTATAGCCCAGTCCTCGCTTGGGTGGTGGAGGTGGCAGAAGGTTTCCCTCAGAGAATGCCTCTGGACCCTCAAGGTAGGTATCTAGACCATAGGTCAGCAAACTATGGCTCACTGGCTAAGTCTGGTCTGCTGCTTGTGTCTGTGTGGCCCGCAAGCTAAAAATGGTCATTACATTTTCAAgtggttgaaaaaaatcaaagaacaatatttcatgacatgtggaaattatataaaattcaaatttcaatgtTCATAAAGTATTGGAACGCAGCCATGCTTGTTCATTTACGTACTGCCCATGGCTGTTTTCATGCTACAGTGGCACAGTTCAGTAGGTGCAACAGGAAGTACATTGTTCACAAAGCCTAATATTTCTTGTCTGGCCTTTGACAGAAGAGTTTGCTGACCCATGCTCTAgagcaaagaagagaaattaGAGGGAAATCAGAAATGGGCATCTGAATTGGTGGTGATGCTGCTACACAGGTTAGAAGTAAGGACGTTTCTGTCCTGAGAGCAAGATCTGTTTCCTGGTGCAGGCTAGAGTCAGGGATTTTGAAGTTGACCACAGAAACACCTCTTGGAGACTTTCTCCTCCAGGTTTTCGGCACAGAAACTCTTCACTTCAAAGTCAACACCACAGGCCTGCAAAGGGGCAGAGGCAAAGAGAACTCATTTCTGACACTGCCCACTCCCTTCCTCATGGGTTTATAAGGAAATGTCTGATCCCTCCCATTAGCTGTCCCTTTCTCCAGTCTTGTCCATTTATCCCTCTGTCCACCTTTTTGAGAACCCAGACCTCACCTTTCCTGTATCATCAGGACCTGGCTGCAGTGTCACCGAACAGGGCAGGTTGACAACCATCTAAAGGATCAGAAGGAGGTCGGCAAACAGAAGAAATAGGGACCCCTTTACTCTGTTCTCTTTGTTAAGCTTTCTCTCTTAATCTTCCCTAGAAGCCTTACCTAGGGCTTGGGGTCAGTACCTGGAGGGTAAAGGGGTAGGCATTGTCCCCCAGCTTGTGCAGCAGTCGCTCCTGCAGGACTGTGAGGGGGCCCCGGGGGCTGCTAGGCTCAGCTGGGACCACTTGCTGGACCTGTACGTACAGATCTTTGCGGAATGTCAGACCAATCACATCCAAGTCATCGTGGCCATAGCGAAAGGCACAGGTCAACATGACAAACACTGCAGGCAAAGGAACAAGAGAGTGACCTGTCAGGTCTGAGGGGGAAAGGAGATCTTAACAGCATCAGAAGAAGCTCAGAGGAAGACATGGAGAAACAATGTAATATTATCAAACCAGTATAGCCATAAAGAAAAGGATTAACACATTTGACtacagtaaaatttaaaacttctttacATTAAGAATCtttataaataatgaaacaaGCAAAAGcctgaggaaatatttgcaacacCTGTAACAAAAGTTTAGTGTTCATAGTATCTAAAAAAACTCCCAcaaatcagtaataaaaatacaaacattccAATATAAAAGTGTGCAAAATGCATGAATAGGCTCTACACAGAAGTGTGGAATGGAATGGCCAATGAAGTATGAAAACATGTCCAGTCTTATTAGtaatcagataaatgcaaattaaagccacaatgagataacatTTCTGCCTCCTCAGACTgtcaaaaatttttaagtctGACAGCACTAAATGTTGAACAATGCTCCAGATGTGAAACAATTAATTACATACTGTGGTGGGAGTATATGTTTGTATAGCCACTTTAGAAAACTGTTGGGCACTGTCCAATAAAGTGGAATCTGCTCATATCTTATGAAATAAGAATCTAGTGGAACTCTTGCTCTTGTCTATAAGGAGAAACATAAAATGTCCATGGCGTCAGTGTTTGTCATAGCATAAAACTGGAAATGATTTAAATACCTATCAATTGGAGAGTGGGTAAACAGTTATGGTATATTCATATCATGGAATATTAAACTGAGATTAAAATAATGAACCTGAACTCCATGTATTAGCATGGTTAAGTCTCAAAAGTTGAGTAAAAGAAGGATGATATGCACAATCATACCATGTATATAAAGTTGAAAAGCATGTAGAACAATACCAAATTTGCTCACTGATATATAAATTAGAAGTATAGAAACATCATGGGAACAATAAATATCAAATTTAGAATAGTTATTACCCGAGgtggaggcaggaaggaaaggagggagggaggaaggagtatGGGATTAGGGAAGGATACACAGGAGACTTCAGTTGGTTTctgtaattctttttaaaactagGTGATGGGTACAGGATATTCATTGTGTAATTCTAGGGTCAGAACCTAGGTTTGCATACGACTTGTAGAAATCCCTTGTgttgtctgagcctcagttattTCACCTGTCAATAATAGGACTGCAGAAGAGCTCTACAGTTATCTCTGTTTTATAGGTAGAGAAAATGAGCTCAGAGTAGCTAAATGACAGCCCAGGATTTTAACTCAGACATGACTCTAAAGCCTAGACTCATATGCCCAACTTAACTCACAGGATGGTTGTAAGGAGGTGATGTATGAGAAATCCCTGTGGAAATTTAAATTATAGATGTGGATGATGATGATCATCATGGgaatattagagaaatggaacaaTAATAATTGAACTTATACATTACAGCTAGTACCTAAGATTATTGGGACAAATAGAAAGCTACTTCGTGCACTAGTGGAGTGTGGGATAGGGTACAGAAAGATATCTTTCCGAGGACAGTGACAGAGACTGAGGGAAGGAAAGATTTACAACAGGggttggggaaaaaatggaatagGGGTCAAGAATCTTATCAGGAGCCCtgacccaaagaaaagaaaactaccaaGAGCCACACACTAGTAGAAACCAacctatttttgtatttttaagaaatcaaaatatacaacaGCCAGATTAtctgcttttaaaattacaaacaaGCAAAGCAAATGAAACTATTTTCAAAAGATACAACAAAGACTGAAAGTAGCGGTAATGGTAGTGCTTATAATGACTGGGACAATGGGCAGCCTCATGccctgcatgaaagtgaagtcgctcagtcgtgtctgactctttgcagccccatgcgacccaccaggctcctccgtccatgggattttcgaggcaagaatactggagtgggttgccatttccttctccaggatacccTGCACGAGGGAGAGTTAATTGGTACAACCATTTTGAAGGGCAATTTGGCGATAGAGAGCTTTAAAAATGTGTGACTACCCTTTGGCCATTCATTCCTTTTCCAAGCATTTAGTCTAAAGAAATAATTGGACaagtatgaaaaaaaatacatacaagcATGTACTTTATGGGGTTGTCATAGCAAAAAATGTCCAGTGGTTAAAGTTGGTGAAATATATGATGGTGCACTCATACAATATAGTACTAGGCAACtaaaaattttatagatttttacatATTGCATAGGCAAAAAAGAAGATTAGAAAGTATTATGTATAAtatagcatttaaaataaaaatatagatatttttacacagaaaatatgaataaatgtgAACTGAAATATTTGTGATTATCTCTGGGTGAGAGGATTACAGTCTTTCTCCTTCATCTGTACTTTTCTAATGTTTCTACATGAAGACAAACTTAACAATTTTCAAAAGATACAATAAATTAAATTCATCTTGGTTTCCCAGTTATGCcaaaaaaagtgggaaaagggAGAGCAagaataggaaaaggaaagagggagcaaaggaaagaaaaaaagagagaagatgagGAAAAGAGGTGGCTGGAAGGAAGCAAAGGAAGGGATGaagtcaaagagaagagaaatcagaaaaagaggagaggccagtcaaAAGGGTGTCTAATAGCCCCTGAGCTCAGGGTGTGTTAATCAGATGAATTGTTCTTGTCACATCCCGCTGTGTATGTGGTGGGAAGGGCATCACCCCACCCCCAAGATCTTATTGATTCTCTGACAGTTTACAATCATCCTTTTTTGTGTTAAGAAATagcttgttttagtttttttaattcaacatctattcgaaagttatttatatttgtgtttattacataaataatacatattagtTGTGTGACAAttagaaaacacaaacaaaaagagaaatcaaagttCTGCCATCATACATATTTCAGAGATAACTGCTCttaatttgtttcatttgcttccCAACTTTGTTTCTGTAATTAAATATAAGGCCACCTTAGATATTTATGACTTATCTTTCATTGCCTTtttgaaatgaaacattttattttgagatcATTGTAGATTtacatgcagttgtaagaaataatacagaaagatCCCACATCAGTTTTTGTTAAACCACACTTCATTCACACTACCACATATATGGCCCTACAACTGGCCTTTTTCATTCAGTGGCGTAGTATTAGTATATTTTACATCAACAAGTGcacctcaaaagaaaaaatacatatttggaaATGTTATGCAAGTAAGATTATCTTGATAAAAGTAACAAAGCATATAAAAAAGCTAAGGAATAAACTTAAATACATACAgcttaaatgaataataatataaaactacTAAGGGACATgaagatgaaaattaaaggaataaacacattttatttcctgggtcaacatacatttttaaaactaaagatttttttctgtaggTTATTCTGAAAATTTTGTAGGGCTGTGAAAAAATGATTTAGGGTTTAGAACTACAGAGTAATTGAGAGTCTTAAATAAGTTGATTAATTTACTGGCTATATCCCAAAATTCCTCTGATATTTAAAAGTGGATGAATTGCTTATCCGCACTGTTTAATCTGAGCAATTAAGTTTGGTTTATTCCACAATACCTAAAGGTTACATTTGAACTAGTATTCATCAGTTTGTTCTGAACTTTTTCAAATCGAACCCAATTTTcaatctgttggatcacagagcaagaattaaagaaaaaaatggcaaagcaATTATTTCAGTGTAATCTGGAACTATAATACTGTAACCAGAGTAATGTGTTTTGCTATTACTTGCTgtagttgttgttttgtttatttctttgtttgggacttttttttaatggaaaaaatgggTTTCCCTACACAAAGGAGATACGGAAAGACATATGcaaataaagggaaaaagaaatgcaaagtggCAGCCTGCAGGTCCAGCCCTTGGAAAAATAGTTTTTTGATTTATCCagggctttaaaaaaatctcttaattAGCTgccaacatttgaaaatcaggaCATTTGCTTAAtgcaaattttaataatttaatccaTATCAATTTAATCCATATTTTAATAATATGGATTTCTGGTGTACTGGATCTTTCAGTAGGCAGTCTAAGTGTGTGTTCAGGTTAGCAGTGAAGCAAAGGCCCTACCAACAATAAGGGAGAAAATCAGAGATTTTagaaaaaagcatttaatttcAGCACACATGTAAATTTTGTGTgatcttggaaaagaaaatataattaatgctttagaaatatatctattttaaatattatttgggaAGAGGCACTAGAATCTTTTCAGACTTTGAGCCTCTCAAAGTCTTATTCTGACCTTTATTTCCAGTTCCTCTTTAACAATCAGAAAATTTGGCTACACTGGGCTGAAATTCCCAGTTGTTAGCTTCTATCAGATAAGACATTCACAATTCCCaccactttttaattttcttataacCCTCTGGTCCACTCGTCCAGTCCACTCATTCAGATTACTTGTCTGGTGTGTGTGACATTTTAGGTTGGGGTCACTGGCATATACACAGACCAACAAGGGTTTTTACTTACTCTTTCGGCCTTTTAAGTAATCAGGGTCAACCAGGACTACACCATCTATGGAGGGGGGAGAAACGGCACCCTGGTCAGGAAAAGTCCTCAGACTATGAAACAGAAGTTCCTCTTCTACATGGTCCTTTCTTGGctttctttcactcccttgctcccactcccctcctccccaggctcTTTCCCTTTTCGGACTCACTGACCAATGGGTTCCACCATGTCCACATGGTCCACGAAGTCCCGTTTCCCCAGGTAGATGGATAGCTGTTGTGGAACAACCTCCCATGTTACTCTCATAATCTTCTTTTAATGGATTCCCCTGAAGGCCCCAACCCAAGCCCTGAGACCTTGAAGGACGCACACATCTATCCCTTTTCCCCTTTCATTTGCCCATCTGGGTCAGGTTCTCTCACCTTGCCATTGGAGCAGGTCTTCTTAAACACCCTATGAGGAGAAAATCAGAGGATATGGAAGGCGATTGGAAGATAAGGGAGGgggagaagaagggaaaggaaagaaagggaattggggagaaaaggaaatatttctaGGATTAGAGGAAGAGGCCCAAGGAGAATGAAGTGACACCCAGGTGGAGGCAACACAAGTAAAAGAGAGGTTGcaaacccccccaccccaaaggcAAGTCGTTGGGTTTGGGTAAGCCAcaagtcacagaagcagagaatTAGGAGTTCTTACTTACCTAGACATGTTGGCCATGGTGTGGATGTTGAGCCTTTTCTGgcaagaggggaaggagggaggctcAATCATTTGGTCCCATTCTCCTTACCTGGCTTTGATATACCATCTGGACACACCTGGTGTGACATAACCTTTTCTTCTTAGACAGACACCCCACCACCATCCATGCTTCCTATTCTTCCTCCTACCAGGGTTACTTATTCAGGCATACTCTCACCCATCcagaacacaggaaaaaaaaactcccCTAGTTTTTACAAATTATTGACTAATCGTACTGTTTGTTCTCCAGAAAGGATGAGGCTTTATTAAATAGCTGGGGCCCTTTCCTCTCGAGAGTGTTTTGGGAGAAGGAATTTGTTTGGAGAAAGGCCTTCGTCCACGAAATTATGAAGAAAATTGTACTGGATGAGGTTGAGCATCACCTAGCACAGGGTAGATGCCAAGACATGTTTGTTagatacatgaatgaatgaatgaatgaacaaaaccCAGACTCTGGTTTTTGCGATGGATTCTGAGCCTGAGTTCACCTCATGGTGGCCTTAACACAGCTAAGAAAGGAGAAAGGTGCAGAAGAGTAAAGGTACCCTCATGCTCTTGGTTGTTGGCGGCAGAAGCCTCTATGGAAGTTGAAAGCCTTTCTTGAACCTATTCATTGTTCTCATCATCCTCCCCAGATTTGCCCACTCTTACCCCCTTCAATGTCCCCAGGTGCTAAGCCTTGGAGTAGGGATccttagaaagagaaagatatctCTCTAATGCTTTTCTTTGATGTGTATTAGATCTGGCCCGAGAGGAGCTTAGGGGAGTTTTCAGAGGTCTCTTCCAGGATATCTTGGCCTGAGTACCTGTCAGCTCTGTTAGGAAAGGTGCCCCTCAAATTCTTGATATATTGAGGAAGGTGCTAAGGGCAGGGGATATGGGGCCTAGTATGGGCTGGAAATAAGAGGACTTTGGACTATTTACCTGGGGAGGAAGGTGAAGCTCACATCCGTCTCCAGCTCTGGTCACTATGCTCGCCTCTCCAACCTCTTATACCCAAAGTCCTGTGAATTTTCAGATTGGTGGGGGCCAGGGGAGAAGAATAGGGTCCTGAGGGGGGGCGCATAAAATACTGCTTTATAAATAGCTCAGGTGCCAAGAGTTTGGAAAGCAGATTAGTGAACAAGAGATTAGTTGCTAAAAGATTAGCTGTTTGCTGCTGGGACAGGGCCAAGGTCAGGGGTTGAATCTGATGGTGTTAAAGTCAGGGGAGCTTGAGAAAAGGAACTACAGGGTTTTGGCCTTGTGAGGCCTTGAACCTGAGGACTGGGATCAAAGGGGAGTTGGGGAcattaaaagaaatgcaaggtGAGGGATAGAAATAGGAAGACTCAAAGTATAACCCTTTGTGATTCTGAAAGGAGACTCTTGTGTCACATTCCAGTCTTTCTATACCTCTTGATCAGGTATAACAGGCCACACAAAAGTCAAGGGTATGGGAAAGAGCACCCTTTCCCTAGCCCACCGCTACTTGGGACttgggactcttttttttttttttttaatttttagttttactttattttactttacaatactgtattggttttgccatacattgacatgaatccaccacgggtgtacatgagtacccaatcctgaacccccctcccacctcccaccccatatcatctctctggatcatccccatgtaccagccccaagcatcctgtatcttataatgaacctagactggcgattcgtttcttacatgatagtatacatgtttcaatgccattctcccaaatcatcccaccctctccctctccctctccctcttcctcagagtccaaaagtccattctatacatctgtgtctcttttgctgtctcgcataaagGGACTCTTGAAGTAATGTTTAGAGACCCAATTATCCCAGATTATGTTCACAGCAGGAGTAGATCTCCTGTAAATAGGGGTGGAGTGGGCAGGGGAGGCTGAGTGTACTGAGCTGTATGCACACATCTGTGAGCCTTGAACTTCTTTTCTTGTTGAAGAGGAAGGTAACACAAGATTCTTGGCTCAGAGGCAGGTTATCCCAGCAGAATGTTGCCTGTGGACACAAAAGGCAATTGACATCTTTACATGTCTGCCCCCACCACAGCCAACCTTCCCCCATATGCGCCCTCAGCCCTTGACTCACTCCAATCCCTAAAACTAAGTCCACGCTATAGGCCCTAAGCAGCTTCCCTCACCTCATATGACCACTCATGGAATTAAAGATATTTTTGTCCTGCAGCTGCCAGGACCCCTGCAATGGCAGCAGCAAAAGTAATCTTTCTTTCTTGGCTGTCCTTCCCATAGAACCCAGGCCCAGGTTTCATGGACATGGGGGATGTAGAGACAGGATTTGCAAACTCTGGGGGTACAGGACCCCACCCTACTTTACCTCACCATAGCACTGGCTGGGCTTCAGTACCTATCCATAGATGCAGCCTCAACCCTCCAGGACAGCCTGTCCATTCCTCACAGGGTGGCCACGGCTGTGGCTCAGAGGCTGGGCCTTCCCTACCTCCT
The nucleotide sequence above comes from Capricornis sumatraensis isolate serow.1 chromosome X, serow.2, whole genome shotgun sequence. Encoded proteins:
- the ARR3 gene encoding arrestin-C, which produces MANMSRVFKKTCSNGKLSIYLGKRDFVDHVDMVEPIDGVVLVDPDYLKGRKMFVMLTCAFRYGHDDLDVIGLTFRKDLYVQVQQVVPAEPSSPRGPLTVLQERLLHKLGDNAYPFTLQMVVNLPCSVTLQPGPDDTGKACGVDFEVKSFCAENLEEKVSKRDSVRLVIRKIQFAPLEPGPGPWAQTVRRFLLSAQPLQLQAWMDKEVNYHGKPISVNVSINNSTNKVIKKIKISVDQITDVVLYSLDKYTNTVFVQEFTETIAANSTFSKSFAVTPLLADNCQKQGLALDGKLKQGDTNLASSTILRPGVDKELLGILVSYKVRVNLMVSCGGILGDLTASDVGVELPLILMHPKPSNEAASSEDIVIEEFAQQEPSGEESQEALAAEGNEDS